A stretch of Onychomys torridus chromosome 2, mOncTor1.1, whole genome shotgun sequence DNA encodes these proteins:
- the Fam131c gene encoding protein FAM131C, translating into MGSCVSRDLFTSAHKDCPRPQGTDLLNRNLPSSHPPATVPDHVAGKDKQMDFCWDPWQRCFQTTNGYISDSRACASNYSVAALATSSLVGVVQSIKDHITKPTAMARGRVAHLIEWKGWSAQQSGWELTPEEDEHYCCLPDELREARFAAGVAEQFAITEATLSAWSSLDDEELQPEDSTQGAFQLQDLEGIYLQDSLLSGPSQDDSLLACSPGLTLDDGWPSPEEPPSPIQQHRQRLPGAQGPDSGAHLHGSLPSVDSGSLSEEEDEVFYN; encoded by the exons ATGGGCTCCTGCGTGTCGCGAG ATCTGTTCACAAGTGCCCACAAAGACTGCCCCAGGCCCCAGGGCACAGACCTCCTGAATCGGAATCTGCCCTCCAGCCATCCACCGGCCACTGTTCCAGACCATGTTGCTGGCAAG GAcaagcagatggatttctgttgGGATCCGTGGCAG AGGTGCTTCCAGACCACCAACGGCTACATATCCGACTCTAGAGCCTGCGCCAGCAACTACAGTGTGGCTGCCCTGGCCACCTCATCCCTTGTGG GGGTGGTACAAAGCATCAAGGACCACATCACAAAGCCCACAGCCATGGCTCGTGGCCGAGTGGCCCACCTCATTGAGTGGAAAGGCTGGAGTGCTCAGCAGTCGGGCTGGGAGCTGACCCCAGAAGAAGATGAACATTATTGCTGTCTCCCTGACGAGCTGCGAGAGGCCCGCTTTGCTGCGG GTGTCGCTGAGCAGTTTGCTATCACGGAGGCCACTCTGAGTGCCTGGTCCTCCCTGGATGATGAAGAACTGCAGCCAGAGGACAGTACCCAGGGTGCCTTCCAGCTCCAAG ACCTGGAGGGCATCTACCTTCAGGACAGCCTCCTGAGTGGCCCTTCACAGGACGACAGTCTCCTAGCCTGCTCCCCTGGCCTCACCCTTGATGATGGCTGGCCCTCACCGGAGGAGCCCCCCAGCCCCATCCAGCAGCATCGGCAGCGGCTGCCAGGGGCTCAAGGGCCTGACAGCGGAGCCCACTTGCATGGCTCCCTGCCGTCAGTGGACAGCGGCTCTCTCTCCGAAGAGGAGGATGAAGTATTCTACAActga
- the LOC118578296 gene encoding chloride channel protein ClC-Ka isoform X3 codes for MEELVGLREGSSGKPVALQELWGPCPRIRRGIRGGLEWLKRRLFRVGEDWYFLMALGVLMALISYAMNFAIGRVVRELKTMLSGVVLEDYLDIKNFGAKVVGLSCTLATGSTIFLGKVGPFVHLSVMIAAYLGRVRTKTIGGSENKAKEMEMLAAAAAVGVATVFAAPFSGVLFSIEVMSSHFSVWDYWRGFFAATCGAFMFRLLAVFNSEQETITSIYKTSFRVDVPFDLPEIFFFVALGAICGVLSCAYLVCQRNFLRFIKTNPYTSKLLATSKPLYAALAALILASITYPPGVGRFMASRLSMAEHLRSLFDNKSWALMTRNSSPPWPEEPDPQNLWFEWYHPQFTIFGTLAFFLVMKFWMLILATTIPMPAGYFMPIFIIGAAIGRLLGEALSVAFPEGIMAGGEINPIMPGGYALAGAAAFSGAVTHTISTALLAFELTGQIVHALPVLMAVLAANAVSQSCQPSFYDGTIMAKKLPYLPWIRGRKIGSYPVTVEHFMNCTLTTLAKDMPLEEVVKAVTSTDVAQYPLVETRESQILVGIVERTHLVQALQTEPASWAPSQQRLLQDILASGCPTQPVTLQLSPETSLYQTHSLFELLTLQMLFVTSRGRAVGSVSWVELKKAISTLINPPAPK; via the exons ATGGAGGAACTGGTGGGGCTGCGTGAAGGCTCCTCCGGGAAGCCGGTGGCTCTGCAAGAGCTGTGGGGTCCATGTCCACGCATCCGCAGAGGCATCAGAG GGGGCCTGGAGTGGCTGAAAAGGCGCCTGTTCCGCGTGGGTGAGGACTGGTACTTCCTGATGGCCCTCGGGGTGCTCATGGCTCTCATCAGCTATGCTATGAACTTCGCTATCGGGCGTGTGGTCAGAG AGCTGAAGACCATGCTGTCTGGTGTGGTCCTGGAGGATTACCTAGACATCAAGAACTTTGGGGCCAAGGTGGTGGGCCTCTCCTGCACCCTGGCAACAGGCAGTACCATATTCCTAGGCAAAGTG GGCCCCTTCGTGCACCTGAGTGTGATGATTGCTGCTTACCTGGGCCGTGTACGCACCAAGACCATCGGGGGATCTGAG AACAAGGCCAAGGAAATGGAAATGCTGGCGGCTGCAGCTGCAGTGGGCGTGGCCACAGTCTTCGCAGCCCCCTTCAGTG GTGTCCTGTTCAGCATTGAGGTCATGTCCTCTCACTTCTCCGTCTGGGATTACTGGAGGGGTTTCTTCGCTGCCACCTGCGGGGCCTTCATGTTCCGCCTTCTGGCGGTCTTCAACAGTGAGCAGG AGACCATCACCTCCATCTACAAGACCAGTTTCCGAGTGGATGTACCCTTTGACCTGCCTGAAATCTTCTTCTTTGTGGCCCTGGG ggccatCTGCGGTGTCCTGAGCTGCGCTTACCTAGTCTGCCAGCGGAATTTTCTCCGCTTCATCAAGACAAACCCGTACACCTCCAAACTGCTGGCTACCAG CAAGCCCTTgtatgcagctctggctgccctgatcCTGGCCTCCATCACCTATCCGCCTGGTGTGGGCCGCTTCATGGCTTCCCGG CTGTCCATGGCAGAGCATCTGCGCTCTCTATTTGACAACAAGTCCTGGGCATTGATGACTCGGAACTCGTCCCCACCCTGGCCAGAGGAgccagatccccagaacctgtggtttgaatggtaccacccacagttcACCATCTTTGGGACTCTGGCCTTCTTCCTGGTCATGAAG TTCTGGATGCTGATTCTGGCCACCACAATACCCATGCCTGCTGGGTACTTCATGCCCATATTCATCATTG GAGCTGCCATCGGGCGCCTCTTAGGAGAGGCCCTGTCTGTCGCCTTCCCAGAGGGCATCATGGCTGGAGGGGAGATCAACCCCATCATGCCTGGAGGCTATGCTCTGGCAG GTGCTGCTGCCTTCTCAGGGGCGGTGACCCACACCATCTCCACGGCGCTGTTGGCCTTTGAGCTGACTGGCCAGATAGTTCATGCATTGCCTGTGCTGATGGCGGTGCTGGCAGCCAATGCTGTCTCCCAGAGCTGCCAGCCCTCTTTCTACGATGGTACCATCATGGCCAAGAAACTGCCATACCTGCCGTGGATTCGAGGCCGCAAGATTGG TTCCTATCCTGTGACCGTGGAACACTTCATGAACTGTACCCTCACCACACTGGCCAAGGACATGCCCCTGGAGGAGGTAGTCAAGGCTGTGACCTCCACAGACGTGGCGCAGTATCCCTTGGTGGAGACCAGAG AGTCTCAGATCCTGGTGGGCATTGTGGAAAGGACTCACTTAGTGCAAGCCCTCCAGACTGAGCCAGCTTCCTGGGCTCCAAGCCAACAG CGCCTTCTCCAGGACATCTTGGCTAGTGGCTGCCCCACACAGCCAGTGACCCTGCAATTGTCCCCGGAGACCTCCCTGTATCAG ACACACAGCCTCTTTGAGCTGCTTACCCTTCAGATGCTGTTCGTGACATCACGGGGCAGAGCTGTAGGCTCTGTGTCCTGGGTAGAG CTGAAGAAAGCGATTTCCACCTTGATCAACCCACCAGCCCCCAAGTGA
- the LOC118578296 gene encoding chloride channel protein ClC-Ka isoform X1: MEELVGLREGSSGKPVALQELWGPCPRIRRGIRGGLEWLKRRLFRVGEDWYFLMALGVLMALISYAMNFAIGRVVRAHKWLYREVGDGHLLRYLSWTVYPVALLSFSSGFSQSITPFSGGSGLPELKTMLSGVVLEDYLDIKNFGAKVVGLSCTLATGSTIFLGKVGPFVHLSVMIAAYLGRVRTKTIGGSENKAKEMEMLAAAAAVGVATVFAAPFSGVLFSIEVMSSHFSVWDYWRGFFAATCGAFMFRLLAVFNSEQETITSIYKTSFRVDVPFDLPEIFFFVALGAICGVLSCAYLVCQRNFLRFIKTNPYTSKLLATSKPLYAALAALILASITYPPGVGRFMASRLSMAEHLRSLFDNKSWALMTRNSSPPWPEEPDPQNLWFEWYHPQFTIFGTLAFFLVMKFWMLILATTIPMPAGYFMPIFIIGAAIGRLLGEALSVAFPEGIMAGGEINPIMPGGYALAGAAAFSGAVTHTISTALLAFELTGQIVHALPVLMAVLAANAVSQSCQPSFYDGTIMAKKLPYLPWIRGRKIGSYPVTVEHFMNCTLTTLAKDMPLEEVVKAVTSTDVAQYPLVETRESQILVGIVERTHLVQALQTEPASWAPSQQRLLQDILASGCPTQPVTLQLSPETSLYQTHSLFELLTLQMLFVTSRGRAVGSVSWVELKKAISTLINPPAPK, from the exons ATGGAGGAACTGGTGGGGCTGCGTGAAGGCTCCTCCGGGAAGCCGGTGGCTCTGCAAGAGCTGTGGGGTCCATGTCCACGCATCCGCAGAGGCATCAGAG GGGGCCTGGAGTGGCTGAAAAGGCGCCTGTTCCGCGTGGGTGAGGACTGGTACTTCCTGATGGCCCTCGGGGTGCTCATGGCTCTCATCAGCTATGCTATGAACTTCGCTATCGGGCGTGTGGTCAGAG CGCACAAGTGGCTGTACAGGGAAGTTGGGGACGGCCACCTGCTCCGGTATCTCTCCTGGACTGTGTACCCTGTGGCCCTCCTGTCCTTCTCCTCTGGCTTCTCACAGAGCATCACGCCCTTCTCTGGAG GGTCTGGACTCCCAGAGCTGAAGACCATGCTGTCTGGTGTGGTCCTGGAGGATTACCTAGACATCAAGAACTTTGGGGCCAAGGTGGTGGGCCTCTCCTGCACCCTGGCAACAGGCAGTACCATATTCCTAGGCAAAGTG GGCCCCTTCGTGCACCTGAGTGTGATGATTGCTGCTTACCTGGGCCGTGTACGCACCAAGACCATCGGGGGATCTGAG AACAAGGCCAAGGAAATGGAAATGCTGGCGGCTGCAGCTGCAGTGGGCGTGGCCACAGTCTTCGCAGCCCCCTTCAGTG GTGTCCTGTTCAGCATTGAGGTCATGTCCTCTCACTTCTCCGTCTGGGATTACTGGAGGGGTTTCTTCGCTGCCACCTGCGGGGCCTTCATGTTCCGCCTTCTGGCGGTCTTCAACAGTGAGCAGG AGACCATCACCTCCATCTACAAGACCAGTTTCCGAGTGGATGTACCCTTTGACCTGCCTGAAATCTTCTTCTTTGTGGCCCTGGG ggccatCTGCGGTGTCCTGAGCTGCGCTTACCTAGTCTGCCAGCGGAATTTTCTCCGCTTCATCAAGACAAACCCGTACACCTCCAAACTGCTGGCTACCAG CAAGCCCTTgtatgcagctctggctgccctgatcCTGGCCTCCATCACCTATCCGCCTGGTGTGGGCCGCTTCATGGCTTCCCGG CTGTCCATGGCAGAGCATCTGCGCTCTCTATTTGACAACAAGTCCTGGGCATTGATGACTCGGAACTCGTCCCCACCCTGGCCAGAGGAgccagatccccagaacctgtggtttgaatggtaccacccacagttcACCATCTTTGGGACTCTGGCCTTCTTCCTGGTCATGAAG TTCTGGATGCTGATTCTGGCCACCACAATACCCATGCCTGCTGGGTACTTCATGCCCATATTCATCATTG GAGCTGCCATCGGGCGCCTCTTAGGAGAGGCCCTGTCTGTCGCCTTCCCAGAGGGCATCATGGCTGGAGGGGAGATCAACCCCATCATGCCTGGAGGCTATGCTCTGGCAG GTGCTGCTGCCTTCTCAGGGGCGGTGACCCACACCATCTCCACGGCGCTGTTGGCCTTTGAGCTGACTGGCCAGATAGTTCATGCATTGCCTGTGCTGATGGCGGTGCTGGCAGCCAATGCTGTCTCCCAGAGCTGCCAGCCCTCTTTCTACGATGGTACCATCATGGCCAAGAAACTGCCATACCTGCCGTGGATTCGAGGCCGCAAGATTGG TTCCTATCCTGTGACCGTGGAACACTTCATGAACTGTACCCTCACCACACTGGCCAAGGACATGCCCCTGGAGGAGGTAGTCAAGGCTGTGACCTCCACAGACGTGGCGCAGTATCCCTTGGTGGAGACCAGAG AGTCTCAGATCCTGGTGGGCATTGTGGAAAGGACTCACTTAGTGCAAGCCCTCCAGACTGAGCCAGCTTCCTGGGCTCCAAGCCAACAG CGCCTTCTCCAGGACATCTTGGCTAGTGGCTGCCCCACACAGCCAGTGACCCTGCAATTGTCCCCGGAGACCTCCCTGTATCAG ACACACAGCCTCTTTGAGCTGCTTACCCTTCAGATGCTGTTCGTGACATCACGGGGCAGAGCTGTAGGCTCTGTGTCCTGGGTAGAG CTGAAGAAAGCGATTTCCACCTTGATCAACCCACCAGCCCCCAAGTGA
- the LOC118578296 gene encoding chloride channel protein ClC-Ka isoform X2, translating to MEELVGLREGSSGKPVALQELWGPCPRIRRGIRGGLEWLKRRLFRVGEDWYFLMALGVLMALISYAMNFAIGRVVRGSGLPELKTMLSGVVLEDYLDIKNFGAKVVGLSCTLATGSTIFLGKVGPFVHLSVMIAAYLGRVRTKTIGGSENKAKEMEMLAAAAAVGVATVFAAPFSGVLFSIEVMSSHFSVWDYWRGFFAATCGAFMFRLLAVFNSEQETITSIYKTSFRVDVPFDLPEIFFFVALGAICGVLSCAYLVCQRNFLRFIKTNPYTSKLLATSKPLYAALAALILASITYPPGVGRFMASRLSMAEHLRSLFDNKSWALMTRNSSPPWPEEPDPQNLWFEWYHPQFTIFGTLAFFLVMKFWMLILATTIPMPAGYFMPIFIIGAAIGRLLGEALSVAFPEGIMAGGEINPIMPGGYALAGAAAFSGAVTHTISTALLAFELTGQIVHALPVLMAVLAANAVSQSCQPSFYDGTIMAKKLPYLPWIRGRKIGSYPVTVEHFMNCTLTTLAKDMPLEEVVKAVTSTDVAQYPLVETRESQILVGIVERTHLVQALQTEPASWAPSQQRLLQDILASGCPTQPVTLQLSPETSLYQTHSLFELLTLQMLFVTSRGRAVGSVSWVELKKAISTLINPPAPK from the exons ATGGAGGAACTGGTGGGGCTGCGTGAAGGCTCCTCCGGGAAGCCGGTGGCTCTGCAAGAGCTGTGGGGTCCATGTCCACGCATCCGCAGAGGCATCAGAG GGGGCCTGGAGTGGCTGAAAAGGCGCCTGTTCCGCGTGGGTGAGGACTGGTACTTCCTGATGGCCCTCGGGGTGCTCATGGCTCTCATCAGCTATGCTATGAACTTCGCTATCGGGCGTGTGGTCAGAG GGTCTGGACTCCCAGAGCTGAAGACCATGCTGTCTGGTGTGGTCCTGGAGGATTACCTAGACATCAAGAACTTTGGGGCCAAGGTGGTGGGCCTCTCCTGCACCCTGGCAACAGGCAGTACCATATTCCTAGGCAAAGTG GGCCCCTTCGTGCACCTGAGTGTGATGATTGCTGCTTACCTGGGCCGTGTACGCACCAAGACCATCGGGGGATCTGAG AACAAGGCCAAGGAAATGGAAATGCTGGCGGCTGCAGCTGCAGTGGGCGTGGCCACAGTCTTCGCAGCCCCCTTCAGTG GTGTCCTGTTCAGCATTGAGGTCATGTCCTCTCACTTCTCCGTCTGGGATTACTGGAGGGGTTTCTTCGCTGCCACCTGCGGGGCCTTCATGTTCCGCCTTCTGGCGGTCTTCAACAGTGAGCAGG AGACCATCACCTCCATCTACAAGACCAGTTTCCGAGTGGATGTACCCTTTGACCTGCCTGAAATCTTCTTCTTTGTGGCCCTGGG ggccatCTGCGGTGTCCTGAGCTGCGCTTACCTAGTCTGCCAGCGGAATTTTCTCCGCTTCATCAAGACAAACCCGTACACCTCCAAACTGCTGGCTACCAG CAAGCCCTTgtatgcagctctggctgccctgatcCTGGCCTCCATCACCTATCCGCCTGGTGTGGGCCGCTTCATGGCTTCCCGG CTGTCCATGGCAGAGCATCTGCGCTCTCTATTTGACAACAAGTCCTGGGCATTGATGACTCGGAACTCGTCCCCACCCTGGCCAGAGGAgccagatccccagaacctgtggtttgaatggtaccacccacagttcACCATCTTTGGGACTCTGGCCTTCTTCCTGGTCATGAAG TTCTGGATGCTGATTCTGGCCACCACAATACCCATGCCTGCTGGGTACTTCATGCCCATATTCATCATTG GAGCTGCCATCGGGCGCCTCTTAGGAGAGGCCCTGTCTGTCGCCTTCCCAGAGGGCATCATGGCTGGAGGGGAGATCAACCCCATCATGCCTGGAGGCTATGCTCTGGCAG GTGCTGCTGCCTTCTCAGGGGCGGTGACCCACACCATCTCCACGGCGCTGTTGGCCTTTGAGCTGACTGGCCAGATAGTTCATGCATTGCCTGTGCTGATGGCGGTGCTGGCAGCCAATGCTGTCTCCCAGAGCTGCCAGCCCTCTTTCTACGATGGTACCATCATGGCCAAGAAACTGCCATACCTGCCGTGGATTCGAGGCCGCAAGATTGG TTCCTATCCTGTGACCGTGGAACACTTCATGAACTGTACCCTCACCACACTGGCCAAGGACATGCCCCTGGAGGAGGTAGTCAAGGCTGTGACCTCCACAGACGTGGCGCAGTATCCCTTGGTGGAGACCAGAG AGTCTCAGATCCTGGTGGGCATTGTGGAAAGGACTCACTTAGTGCAAGCCCTCCAGACTGAGCCAGCTTCCTGGGCTCCAAGCCAACAG CGCCTTCTCCAGGACATCTTGGCTAGTGGCTGCCCCACACAGCCAGTGACCCTGCAATTGTCCCCGGAGACCTCCCTGTATCAG ACACACAGCCTCTTTGAGCTGCTTACCCTTCAGATGCTGTTCGTGACATCACGGGGCAGAGCTGTAGGCTCTGTGTCCTGGGTAGAG CTGAAGAAAGCGATTTCCACCTTGATCAACCCACCAGCCCCCAAGTGA